A genomic stretch from Rhodomicrobium vannielii ATCC 17100 includes:
- a CDS encoding HypC/HybG/HupF family hydrogenase formation chaperone translates to MCVGIPMQVVEPKGRFALCRAEGNGGGELREIDMILVGEQPEGAWVLTFLDAAREIVSEEHARQTADALKALALVMQGETSIDHLFADLIGREPQLPEHLRKPEPEGAA, encoded by the coding sequence ATGTGCGTCGGCATTCCCATGCAGGTCGTCGAGCCGAAAGGCCGCTTCGCGCTGTGCCGCGCCGAGGGCAACGGGGGCGGCGAGCTTCGCGAGATCGACATGATCCTTGTCGGCGAGCAGCCCGAAGGTGCGTGGGTGCTGACCTTCCTCGACGCCGCGCGTGAGATCGTCAGCGAGGAACACGCCCGCCAGACCGCCGACGCGCTGAAGGCGCTGGCGCTCGTTATGCAGGGCGAAACCTCCATCGACCACCTGTTCGCCGACCTCATCGGCCGCGAACCGCAGCTTCCCGAGCACCTTCGCAAACCCGAGCCGGAGGGCGCCGCCTGA
- a CDS encoding hydrogenase expression/formation protein: protein MSITRPLAGPGSQPDDEDGDLAFMELPKGMATFSMPQIPEPEVAAAHAAALEKLDAALEALRAAPAPGTSITIDLLDLDADNRAFVDQMLGEGEVSIVAGSHVQAQESVLAGVWRIHVVGSDGALIADAIEVGEFPLSVLAAAQDAGAPTLRALDAVAEDDLMNAPSIAAELADKLAAFAPGTPPHAINLTLLPVSDGDLAYLDARLGQGAVTILSRGYGNCRISSTGVRNAWWVRYFNSREILILNTIEVCRVPDVACAAREDLEDSAERLAEILGVYR from the coding sequence ATGAGCATCACGCGCCCGCTCGCCGGCCCCGGCAGCCAACCCGACGACGAAGACGGCGATCTCGCCTTCATGGAGTTGCCGAAGGGCATGGCAACCTTTTCGATGCCGCAGATCCCCGAGCCGGAGGTGGCAGCGGCGCACGCTGCGGCGCTGGAGAAGCTCGACGCGGCGCTCGAAGCGCTTCGCGCCGCGCCCGCACCCGGCACGTCGATCACCATCGACCTTCTAGACCTCGACGCCGACAACCGCGCCTTCGTCGATCAGATGCTCGGCGAAGGCGAGGTAAGCATCGTCGCGGGCTCGCATGTGCAAGCGCAGGAATCGGTGCTGGCGGGCGTCTGGCGCATCCATGTTGTCGGCAGTGACGGCGCCCTGATCGCCGACGCCATCGAGGTTGGCGAGTTTCCGCTGTCGGTGCTCGCCGCCGCGCAGGATGCCGGTGCGCCGACCTTGCGCGCGCTCGATGCGGTCGCCGAAGACGACCTCATGAACGCGCCCTCCATCGCCGCCGAACTCGCCGACAAGCTCGCGGCCTTTGCTCCCGGCACGCCGCCCCACGCCATCAACCTTACGCTGCTGCCGGTCAGCGACGGCGACCTCGCGTATCTCGACGCCCGTCTCGGGCAGGGCGCGGTCACCATCCTGTCGCGCGGCTACGGCAATTGCCGCATTTCCTCCACCGGCGTCCGAAATGCGTGGTGGGTGCGCTACTTCAATTCGCGCGAAATCCTGATCCTCAACACCATCGAGGTTTGTCGCGTGCCGGATGTGGCGTGCGCCGCGCGCGAAGATCTTGAAGACAGCGCGGAGCGGCTCGCGGAAATTCTGGGGGTCTACCGGTGA
- a CDS encoding rubredoxin: MKDHFFAGSFGGDVTKLGDDARLECGICWHVYDPAEGCDEWQVPPGTPFAALPPQWSCPVCDAPKEKFLLLEARDE; this comes from the coding sequence GTGAAGGACCATTTCTTCGCGGGCTCGTTCGGCGGCGACGTGACGAAGCTTGGCGATGACGCCCGGCTCGAATGCGGCATCTGCTGGCATGTCTATGATCCCGCCGAAGGCTGCGATGAATGGCAGGTCCCGCCCGGCACGCCCTTCGCGGCGCTGCCCCCGCAGTGGTCGTGCCCCGTTTGCGACGCGCCGAAAGAAAAGTTCCTGCTGCT
- a CDS encoding HyaD/HybD family hydrogenase maturation endopeptidase: MRQSTRVLVLGIGNLLWADEGFGVRAVEALNRDYAFPDNVRLLDGGTQGLYLLDHITSTDILVVFDAVDYGLPPATLKLAENKDVPQFLGAKKMSLHQTGFQEVLATADLLGKLPEHLFLIGVQPVELEDYGGSLRDEVKAQIPAAIDHALAYLARFGIDAQRRETPLPEAETIACERMVLSRYEDERPDEDDACRVGDDRVLAMAATRVAAEREGQR; the protein is encoded by the coding sequence ATGCGGCAGAGCACTAGGGTGCTGGTTCTTGGCATCGGCAACCTGTTGTGGGCCGATGAAGGTTTCGGTGTTCGCGCGGTCGAAGCGCTGAACCGCGATTACGCATTCCCGGATAACGTCCGGCTCCTCGATGGCGGCACGCAAGGGCTTTACCTCCTCGATCACATCACCTCCACCGACATTCTCGTCGTGTTCGACGCGGTGGATTACGGGCTGCCGCCCGCCACACTGAAGCTCGCGGAAAACAAGGACGTGCCGCAATTCCTCGGCGCGAAGAAGATGAGCCTGCACCAGACGGGCTTTCAGGAAGTGCTGGCCACCGCCGACCTTCTCGGCAAGCTGCCGGAGCATCTGTTTCTGATCGGCGTACAGCCTGTGGAACTGGAAGACTATGGCGGCAGCCTCCGCGACGAGGTGAAAGCGCAGATCCCCGCCGCCATCGACCACGCGCTCGCCTATCTCGCGCGCTTCGGCATCGACGCGCAGCGCCGCGAAACACCGTTGCCCGAAGCCGAAACGATTGCCTGCGAACGCATGGTGCTATCGCGCTACGAAGACGAGCGTCCCGACGAAGATGACGCCTGCCGCGTCGGCGATGATCGCGTGCTCGCCATGGCTGCGACGAGGGTTGCTGCCGAACGGGAGGGCCAGCGCTGA
- a CDS encoding hydrogenase-1 expression HyaE: protein MSSPMIEALPARHGFTTVTEATLDAFLAAHADSVLFFPGDTDRLVESADVAVILPELLKSFPHVAPALVEKASERPLQLRFRFNAFPALVFLRGDGYLGAITRVLNWPEYMREIGAILASEPSAPPPYKFPEHCVPAANGSAPLAEDHSE, encoded by the coding sequence ATGTCTTCGCCCATGATCGAAGCGCTTCCCGCGCGCCACGGCTTCACCACCGTCACCGAGGCGACGCTCGACGCGTTCCTCGCCGCGCATGCCGACAGCGTGCTGTTCTTTCCGGGCGACACCGACCGTCTCGTGGAAAGCGCCGATGTCGCCGTGATCCTGCCGGAACTGTTGAAGAGCTTCCCCCATGTCGCGCCCGCGCTCGTTGAGAAGGCGTCCGAGCGGCCGCTGCAACTGCGCTTCCGCTTCAACGCCTTCCCTGCCCTCGTCTTCCTGCGCGGCGACGGCTATCTCGGCGCGATCACTCGCGTGCTGAACTGGCCGGAATATATGCGCGAAATCGGCGCGATCCTCGCGAGCGAGCCATCCGCGCCGCCGCCTTACAAGTTCCCGGAACATTGCGTGCCTGCCGCGAACGGCAGCGCGCCCCTCGCGGAGGACCATTCCGAATGA
- the cybH gene encoding Ni/Fe-hydrogenase, b-type cytochrome subunit, with amino-acid sequence MVIATDFDPPPSAQPAPKPNGNGNGFQPAIYVYEFPVRIWHFVNAFAIAALLISGYFIGSPPPTLSGEASDHFLMGYIRFTHFAAGYILIIGMAARTYWAFVGNKHALEIFAPPILTAKFWDNTWHEFKRYAFLEKEGRKYVCHNPIAVLTMHFMFLWGITFMIFTGLALYGEGTGMGTWQHTLFTSWIIPIFGNSQNLHTFHHLAAWSILIFVMIHVYGAVRDELLGHQSIFSTIVSGYRTFKSPGKPEDMDRA; translated from the coding sequence ATGGTCATCGCCACCGACTTCGATCCGCCGCCCTCGGCCCAGCCTGCGCCGAAGCCCAACGGGAACGGCAACGGGTTCCAGCCCGCGATTTACGTCTACGAATTCCCGGTTCGTATCTGGCATTTCGTGAACGCCTTCGCCATCGCGGCGCTGCTCATCTCGGGCTATTTCATCGGTAGCCCTCCGCCCACGCTTTCGGGAGAAGCGAGCGACCACTTCCTGATGGGATATATCCGCTTCACGCATTTCGCGGCCGGGTACATCCTCATCATCGGCATGGCCGCGCGCACTTACTGGGCCTTCGTCGGCAACAAGCATGCCCTGGAAATCTTCGCCCCGCCGATCTTGACGGCGAAATTCTGGGACAATACGTGGCACGAGTTCAAGCGCTATGCCTTCCTCGAAAAGGAAGGGCGCAAATATGTCTGCCATAACCCCATCGCTGTACTCACCATGCACTTCATGTTCCTGTGGGGGATCACCTTCATGATCTTCACGGGGCTTGCGCTTTATGGCGAAGGCACCGGCATGGGAACGTGGCAGCACACGCTGTTCACGAGCTGGATCATTCCGATCTTCGGCAACAGCCAGAACCTGCACACTTTCCATCATCTGGCGGCGTGGTCGATCCTGATTTTCGTGATGATCCACGTCTATGGCGCGGTGCGCGACGAGCTGCTCGGCCATCAGAGCATCTTCAGCACCATCGTCTCGGGCTACCGGACCTTCAAATCGCCGGGCAAGCCAGAGGATATGGATCGCGCCTGA